ttctttcttaatttacattagtatctatttatttgtttgtttttggtttgtttgttttttgtaggtgctgttgttgctgtttttttgctttttttgttaattttgttctttttttaattatttgtgtttcttgCTAGTTCGCTTGCTGGCATTTTGAAAGAGCCTTTTGGTTTGCATACGGCGCAAACTATTGTTGTACTGTCTGATTTTCTATTGTActtgtaaataacaataaaacttggagagaaaaagaaaaagaaaacaggataaATATGCATATACAAGAAACATTAAAGGTTATACTGTcaactttttattaaatattaaggAATTCATTGCTTTATTTGAAACtcctttctgtatttttccttAAAGAAATACTTAGAAATACTGTTGGTTATTATGTGCATTGAATATGTTTGTGacttgtgtatatgtgtgtgtgtgtgtgtgtgtgtcttttttcccaGGTGGAGCTGTTTGGCTAGGGGGCATGTTCAATCTTCACatagtgttttctgttttgctaCGGTTTCCAGTTTGAGTGATCTGTTTCCTCAAAACGGTGTGACATGGTGAGCAGCGGGCTTCTAGGTATGTTTTCCCCTATTTGTTGGGTTTGCAAGAGGTGTACCCAATTAGTAATAGCATCTGGTAAATCTTTACTTATTGttcatagatttttttggtttttattccACACTTGCTTTGGCAATGTAGTTGTATATTTTAACATGCCAACAAAGCCCCTTTGAACTGACCTGAATAAAACCCAAAGTATTAAAAGGCAAAGCACCTGTGCAACACAACAGGTTGTTCAACGCTCCACTGTCTCtgttcaaataaatgtttttgatacGTTTGGAATCAGTTTCAAAGGCTTTTCCATCCTGCCAAAAATACAGATTTGATATGTATGGTCATACATTAGGATACCaaatattatcacaaaaatCCTATATTATTCAGAGCTTTCCATCACAATGTGTGCTGTTGATGAGTCCTTGAGTAAGACACCAGAACCCTCTCTGTTACCTTTAGGTTACTTTGAATGAGAATATTGGTCAAGAGTCATGAATGTAATCTTGAGTTCTATGATGGGTGTTTTAGTATCAGCTACATTACATGCCTGTGTGTGAATGACTGAGCTCAAACTCACATTTAACAGTTAAAAGAGCAAAGGTCAGAGCACCAATAAGTGGAGCAATGTTTGACTCTTAGCATTTAATAGCATAGTGTCAtagggtgtgtgtgtactgatGCATGTGTGGGTGTCACTGCCTCACCCCTAAGGAAGCTCTCACACTCCTCAAACCCAACAGCAAAAGGATCACACTTTTGAGAGGCAATGGCGCCATCGCTCTCTGTCATGGCCATCACAGCAGCTCCATTCCTCACCAAAAACTCACACAGAGGACGGTCGTTACAAGAGGCCGCACAATGCAGCGGGGGTCCTGTGGGCCAAAGAACTGCCAGTTAATATATGGAGAGTAGACGCTGCTGTTCTGAATATATCAcatgtgtagatataaacggctcatgctaaggtaacaaaaacacaacaattcttatttcaAGGTGATTATAGActataaaaacatagttatgaatgtTATACAATTTCGTCCATTAGTTGTCCCTAAATctttcacactggacctttaagtacaGCACTTGGGTAAATGTActtaccgtaaaacttcaaatataagcctagtcccaattagATGGCCATTCCCTTTTACTAGCCGGGTGTGGCTACACGTTTGCACAAATAAATGTCTGTCTCAGTTAGAAGCCCAGTCGGGTTACCATGCGgtacatttttatagaagtacttttaatgtataaaaagattgttggctacctgctggagttaATGTTAGTATGTACGCTTAAACTTATGTTAATATGGACTTATTACTTACAGCATTAGCTTGGTAAGATCTCCacaattcagtcattcatttcattttactgaaaccatgagcaccaaagtgtgttttgtgtgaaaggaaataaaagcctgtccTATATAgtgcctgtcccaaatataagtcTATTGAGTTTAATGATTTAAGGAAATGATAGCCTGCACCATTAATTGAAGATTTACGGTAGTTAAATTCCACCACTGAAGAGAGGATATATAGATTGAACAGAATAAACAGATATTTACCAGCCGTGGCTGTCTGGTGCGCTGACATTGGCTCCAATCCGAACCAGGAAGTCCACCACGTTGTAATGGCCCCCACAGATGGCATTGTGAAGGGCGGTGATGCCTTCATCGTTGGGTTGACTCGGGTCGTTCATCTGTTGAAGACATTTTACACAGAATAGATTCATCAGCTAAACTGTAATGTTACAAATATATTCTTAAACTTTTAGAAATCAGTAAAGTTTTATGTTAAATGAAGAAGTTTTTCTGCAACTGGCCTTATCCACTTTATCTTCCTTACAAAACTACTGTCAGGATCACCTTAACTGACTCTTTAACCCACGACTAAAAATAGAAGTACTGCATGAGCAACTTCTAGACAAATATATATCTGTGtgaagaagaagcagcagtGGTGTGTTGAATAAAGGAATGCAGACTCAGCAAAACCTCCCTCAgagaattaaagtaaaatattcacatatattTCCAGTGCTTCTTAAAGTCTAAATCCAGAACTTGAGCACCAATTTTACTGTCTGAGTTCACAGGTCAGACGGCTTTTATGAGTTTTTACCTTATACAATATTTTATGGAGGCTGCTGATGTAAGCTAAAAAGAATTCACCCTCACAGTGAACAATGtaactaaaatgacaaatgcaaaGTGCACCATTGCCTATAttttaactctctgaaacctgaaacaacatcatttttattgtgctaTGTTCAGTCGCCTTTCAAAAgctttttgaccctttgaaacctgaggaatgcatgatttctttccaaaacatgaggaaaaaaagaaatgaactttgcaagaaatgcaacacaaattgaaaaaaattagtTAACTGTGACAATCcaaagaaaatgtccagaaaacttcatttatagttacaataatttaatatttaaattatgtaataaaaacaccaatagatatacaaaataaatacatctttaaaaaatatataatttcagtattttctttagGCATTTTTctagattgttgtttttttaaaaaaaactttttttgcttattttctggcAGTTTTCTCTGGCAGTAACCTTTTTACtaaccttttttttgccaatttttgggccatgttgtAAGGTTGATGTTGCCttattcacatgtttttgacagaatcaaaccaatttgtgcAGATTTTAAAGGGATCATTAACAAATCTTTAATCTCAgcagattttgttttctataaCTAGGGTTGGTAGCCTTCACCTTTGGGGTTGCAAATTTCATTGAATTAATTTCACCCTTGTctaattttataaaaattattttgcttcccttttttaaaaaaaaatctgtatatcataaaaaatcatttagaaTTATTGGTGCAATGGGTTTAGTATTTTTGATTAAATCAATATTACAGGGAGTGGTAGCAGCAGACTTGTAGTAGTTGTAGCTGCATCAGAGTAGTAGTAGTCATTGCGATGACAATATAACAATAGGATATGTTAGTATACACACGCACCTCCTGCACGGCCTTCTGAACTACCGCCAGTTCTCCCACCAATGATCCGTCCAGCAGCAAGACAAGCGGGCTGAGTCGAGCTCGCCTCCCAGAGCTCTTATGCTCCCGCTTAGAGCGCCGCAGGATGGAATGGTAGTTCTGAGGGGACAAACGGGATGCCATCTTATACTGTGTGATGTAAAACACTTAACTGCAGAAAGTGTCATCGACTACAGgcatttaaaacaacattttaaattagcTGTGACAATGAAAATTGCTGCCAGATAATGTACAGAGTTGATGTGCCTTTACAGTATGTTGAATGCATAAAAATTAGTGGCcgtgaaacatgttttaaatcaatttagAGGCATTATCTGTAAAATCTTCTTGACCAGATTTTTACATTATCAGTCGCTCTGAGTCAATTTCTTACTTTGAGGTCTTGATGCACCGAGGTGTCAGGTAGACGGGCAGGAGGTGTAGCGAAGTCCTCTCCGtctgaggagctgctggtctcgCTACCTTGCTCCCCCTTTTGCCGAGATTCTTTCCTGCGAAACAGCTTGTCGATGAGATTTTTGTACTGGTTTGGCTGGTAGTGGGAGGCACTCTTCAGGGGCTGTGAAGGGTCCTGGGAGCCCCGTCTCTTCAGGGCTCGGGGGATTTCTGCCCGGATGCGGAGCAGCTCCTCCATGTCAGGAATCACCTGGCTCTCAGGGGCCACCACTGGCTGCAGTCTGGTGGGGCTGAGGGGCCGGGGAACTTGGGGTGCACCCTCACTTCGATCCTCTGGCGTGTTTGGGTTCTCCGAAATCACAGGCCTGTGATGAACAAAGTCCAGCCGCTCCAACTCTGCATCTATATCCCCTGAGTTCAGCGCTGCAAAGATGGATACCAAACCACACATAGTGAACTGAATAGAGACCCCTTGACATAGTGAGCATCAGAGTGTGTGGGCAGTTGTTAAATGTGTTATACCATCAATGTATACAGCTGGCTGTCTGAGCTCAGGTGGGTGTTGCAGCGGCTGAGGTACAGGTTGGTGGAAGAATTCCCTTGGGATGGGTGCAGGTGGTTGGTAAGGTGCCATATCACCTTCTTCTCCCAGCACTCTGGGGTGGTGGGCTGCCATCGCTCCCCAGTGGGGGTTTTGGAGACGCAtgatgacagagagagggattGGCTTGCGCTGACGAGACTGAGTAGAAGTTGGAGGAATGGAAATACGGGAGATGATGGGCTGAGGGTGGTAAGGGGAGTGGACTGGAGATGAAACATCTGGAGGTACTGTTATCCGCGGGCTGCGGGGGAGAGAGCCATGGGAATAGATAAGGGGCTGAATGCGAGGATCCTGGAAAGGAATAAAAAGAGGGATACATTTGAATCTAATTCCAACTTACGATTTGCTTAAAAGTGATAGTgttgaaatgtcgataaaacacaattgcaagatgactgcatttccactgagtgatgttatgtgaatTCTCCTCttgcaataacattccaagaagcatggcgaaggctgttgaaaacattagcaggtttatttctattgcagccatcgCACTAGCCGTCAGTATTTCCAACTGAAggtgacgtaggcgtgttacatgagcgataatggaaaagcaaggcccttatacgtgggagtggccatATATGAGGGATTTTTGGGAGGTGATAGACAATGATTTCACAGAAGAACTGttgattcaaaacttccagatgatctgctcaacttttgaagagtaatgtgatgcaataacacctcttgtaactcctgctgcatcatgccggAGGGAGCCGGTTCCTACCAAAACCAACActtagccatagcatcatgtgacctaaaaaagtgtttcaattgAAGTTTTGtgaattatggctttttttaacCACCTGAAGTCTGCATAAGGAGGCCAGTCATGGGAAACTAAGTGAACTATGAGTTGTTTCAACCTAAATtgtcaacatgtttcttttcctgtcCATAGAGCCGCTCCAAACTTTCTACCCCACaatatcacaaatttgagttttagcactccaGGTTTTGAATTGGGAAGAGATTATCTCATTTCTACCCATATTTTTagactgtcttagaccataggaataacgGCCAGTAATAAAGCACTGACTGTGTATTGCacctatttttgtttgttttgtgtgtcataGAGGTGAAAAATGGACTAATGcatcttgaaaaacaaaaaactatgaGTAGGTTTTTGAGTTTTAAACGCTTGCTAAACTCCTGCCCCTGCActccctcctcatcctcttcatTCTGTTCTTATGATTGAAAAACAATGCCACGTGACTTGCGCCTAGTAATGCCCATTTATTGGATATCTATGGCTCCAAAAGAACTTAAAGGAATGGCTTAACATGGattgaagaaaaaagttttgagCTACAACATAAGCCATACAAACAAATTTCTCCCAGTACGATTTAAAAGCCTCTCTGTGAACACCACCTTTTTGGGGCTCGGGGCCGGAGGAGGGCTGTCGAGGTTGGATTCCCTCCAGTTGCTGTTTGGCACAGTCTGCCGCAGCCACTCTGTCTCTGAAACAGGAAAGTGTTAAGTTAGAAAACAAAGACCACATACGGTGCAGGCAGAGCACCATTGTTCCTATGGTCTTGTATTTCACATCTTCACATAAACCATGAAATCTAAGAAAGTAGCAGTAATTAACCAACTGTCATAAGTGTGGTGAGGTTTCTTCTCGTAGGACACATCCAGATCTGTCTCATTCCACTTGCCAGGGCTCTTCTGCCTCTGCACCGCCTCATCTGGGAGAGAAAGATTAAGAGAGATATGTAAAGAAGATAAGAGTAAAAGAACACAGCAAACAGGGTGAAAGAAGAAGGAACTGAGAACGGTTCTTTACAGATCAGCAATGGGATTGTAGTTTATTTCATGATAAATATCTTCCTGCTTGGTTTAGTTGGCACAGAACTTCTGTCTAACTGACTGAACTACAGCCACATACCAGGTTGCCTGAAACCACCAAAGTTTCGAGGAAGTGTGCTGGACGTGGGCTGATTGAAAGACAAAGGAGACCGGCTTCTCCCTGAGCGAGGCGACCTGCGGCCCATTGAGCTGCTGTCATGAGGGCTCAGCAGGTTGGAGGAGGGGTGCATTGAGGGGGACCGAGGCAGCTGGTCAAAAGGAGCAGCGGTGGGGCTTGGAGAAGGGGATCTATCTATGTAACTGACTGAGCCTCGTGGGCTCCTGTTGTAacgagagggagagggagaatgTCGCCTTTGGGTGCGAGGTGACTGTCTGGGGCTCTGCTGGCCTGTGCTTGAGTAGTTGTTGTATCCGGTTTGAAGGTTCGGAGAGCGTGCTCTTCTCTGGATCTTTGGGGATGAGCGTGGGCTCGTGGTATAAACAGAAGGGGAGGATGGTGCGGTTTTATTGCTGTAGAGGACAGAGTCCTGCAAACGGTAGGTTGTTGGGCTCGGGGTGTAAGGCATCGGGCTGGAGCTGCCATTACTGCTGCTACTGAAATCTCCTGAAGCGATGGGAGTGCTGGACAGCACCGTAGACAGAGGCTTCTCTCTGGAGATTGGAGAGCTGGtctgaaagaaaaatgcatcTGTAAGAAATAAGTATTATGAGGAATAACTAAAATAATGTGCTAAGTAGCAAAGTGTGCAcatttgttccctttttttgttggcATCCGAACAACTGCTGCACCTAAGGGTCTTTGACAGTCTGCCAATAcataaaactcataaaatatgttgttattggatataaaaacataattattgctttattttggGTATTTTAATAAGGGGTGTAAAtgtcaagtgtgtaggatttaggggaatatattggcagaaatataaaatatataaatatgcattCTTTAAGTATTCTGAAAATAAGTGTTGCTGTGTTGACCACGAAGTCAGCAATGTTGCACAgctatgtttctacagcagccctgaatggacaaacaaaacactggctctagatagaaACGTTCTCCTTTTTGTGTCAGCCAACATAGTTAACAGCGTTActggaaaaactgttttattctgtgtttttaccagtttaaccctttgaaacctggagtggcatcactttccttgtgctgctttcagacgtctttcacaagtatttaaacctttgaaccctgaacaaagagcgatttctttcaaaacatgaggGGAAAAGGCCATAAGCACTTTAGTAATGACTGTGTGACTAAAAGCTATGGAAAGGAACTacatttaaactacatttaaaattaacatACTTACATATTTCGAATTATGTTGCAATATTATTcgaatttttttaagcacattctTTTTACGTTtaaaacaatgtatttatttattacaaaattcaggacattttcttgtactgtttgctaatttcttgctaattttggggccatttcttatttctttgctcattgccttcttcccacatttttgagagaaaccaagccagtttgcttaggCTTCCAAAATTTAAATCACcagatccatttgttttggagtggGGGAGACTTCTGTAGATAATTCAACACTCAGTAAAAATCTCCTGagcatctggatcttaagttatcagtgAAAATAGGAAAGCATACTTTAGCAAGTGCTGGACTAGCAGCCCATCCCCAACAAGTCAGACacagtgtcagaaaaatgtgTAACCTGAAACTgctttcttctgtgtttttactggtttttatcacttggtctgtttgttttaaagaggaagagacctctgcagataatttggcttccGATAAAAACATCCTgtacactgaaggaatcctaccAAGCAGAAggttcagctggttgtaatctgcaatcaTCATCACTAGATGCTACTACATCTTGCACATTGATCCTTTAACTTTTACTATCCAGTACAGCTACCATTTAGCTTACAATATGGACAGGAAAACCCCAGGGACATGTTTTAGTGTTTCAGAAAGACTGATGAAAGAAGCCTGCTAATGGAAAACCCAGATGCCAGAGGCTAGCTATGAGAGGGACATTCTCACACAGAAAGTAACTGTTCCAAGATTTGCAAATAACAGCTAAAAGGAGGAAATCAGCACTGGAGGTGCGTGTATGTGTACCTCAACCCCAGAGTTTCTGTTGGTATCGCTGGAGGAGGCCTCCTTCAGCAAGGAGTTGAACTCTCTGGATAACTCATCTGCTGTAGCCAGCGATGCATTCAGGTCATCGTTCATCGTCTGGACTGAATACAAACCACATAAGCAACACAGACGATCAGCATAGGATATTACTcccatgtgcacacatacatgctGAGCCAGACGGAGGGTCAGATAATGACAAATGAAGGGAAACTCACACAGCATGCTGCTGCCAAAGCTTGCCTGGGAACTCATGGCTGTGAGGTAGCAGCGCCCAGCTcctgaaaaaggaaacacagcTGTTAGGAGAATAATCTCACATAACTTCAACTGATGTTTTCACAATCTCCTGAGACTGATTCACATCCAGCACTTTAGGTTTTATAGGACTCAGCATGCCCCGGTCAACGATTAAATGCAACAAAGATTCGTACAAATAGGTTACGCTCTCTGCCCTTCCTCTCATTCCATTCGACTGAGCCTTCGACTCTTAATTTGATGCAATAATGTTagacaaactgaactgaatacTAAGGAGTGTTTCACCCTACCAGTTCTCTCCTGCTGCAGGCTGCCAGCTCTCACCCCTCAAGGCGCTCTGACACCAACTTTTGGTGAACACATAACCTGACATGTGTCATGTCTCAACAAGTCACACCATTCTTATACTTTGGTAACTGCAACAGCACTTACACGCATTCTTGAAGGGATTAATGTTACGGCTCACACCACTAAATGACATCACAACTCTTTCAGGCCCATTTTGGGAAAAGTGGTTGCAGTGTCTGTTCTGCTCAC
The DNA window shown above is from Plectropomus leopardus isolate mb chromosome 5, YSFRI_Pleo_2.0, whole genome shotgun sequence and carries:
- the ppp1r13l gene encoding relA-associated inhibitor produces the protein MSSQASFGSSMLFQTMNDDLNASLATADELSREFNSLLKEASSSDTNRNSGVETSSPISREKPLSTVLSSTPIASGDFSSSSNGSSSPMPYTPSPTTYRLQDSVLYSNKTAPSSPSVYTTSPRSSPKIQRRARSPNLQTGYNNYSSTGQQSPRQSPRTQRRHSPSPSRYNRSPRGSVSYIDRSPSPSPTAAPFDQLPRSPSMHPSSNLLSPHDSSSMGRRSPRSGRSRSPLSFNQPTSSTLPRNFGGFRQPDEAVQRQKSPGKWNETDLDVSYEKKPHHTYDKTEWLRQTVPNSNWRESNLDSPPPAPSPKKDPRIQPLIYSHGSLPRSPRITVPPDVSSPVHSPYHPQPIISRISIPPTSTQSRQRKPIPLSVIMRLQNPHWGAMAAHHPRVLGEEGDMAPYQPPAPIPREFFHQPVPQPLQHPPELRQPAVYIDALNSGDIDAELERLDFVHHRPVISENPNTPEDRSEGAPQVPRPLSPTRLQPVVAPESQVIPDMEELLRIRAEIPRALKRRGSQDPSQPLKSASHYQPNQYKNLIDKLFRRKESRQKGEQGSETSSSSDGEDFATPPARLPDTSVHQDLKNYHSILRRSKREHKSSGRRARLSPLVLLLDGSLVGELAVVQKAVQEMNDPSQPNDEGITALHNAICGGHYNVVDFLVRIGANVSAPDSHGWSPLHCAASCNDRPLCEFLVRNGAAVMAMTESDGAIASQKCDPFAVGFEECESFLRGMEEAMGVENSGVLYALWSYPAQAPDELSFKEGDMVTILQKPEGSDWWWASLCGREGFVHTQQLWGFAEVAIHVEMLQPQLSK